From the Cataglyphis hispanica isolate Lineage 1 chromosome 24, ULB_Chis1_1.0, whole genome shotgun sequence genome, the window ATATTGTACTATTCTGAAAtatgaacaaattttattttataactaatcCCAATAACTTACTTGCCACTTTTCAGTTCATCGCCCCAGCCAGTTTTCCTAGAACGAGGTGGAACTACCGGTCTTTGCATAGGCATAGACTTTCCAGATGATAAAGAAATTGGACTCTCGAGAAGATCATCATCGGATCTATTCTCTTCCTGCAAGTTGTTTTGACCTGCACGTCTACCTAAGCGAGGTATCAACtagaaattgattaatataattttttatttaaactatagTAGTTTTCCCATCACAGAattctctaaaattattttatttataattatcaaaagtttcaataatcgactttttcattaatgtgttataaaaatatagaaagaatgtattattataaaaatatagagttatattatagagatatagaattatagaaatatagaaagaaattacttttttgGAAGTGATCTCAAGATCAGTAGCCCAGtccattttaaacaatttttataaacttttttcgatatatgttCTATAGGGAAAAATCTAACCAAGCATCAAAGTAAGAGAGACAATTCCTATTGTAAGGCACTTCAAATAGTTCAAATCACTTCGAATCAGACTCTATGTGTTTGACAAGAAGAGTATGTGACAGCTTCTAAATATCATATGTTTGCGAACGGTAACCATGACAACTTTATACGTAAGGTTCGTTCGAAAATCTATCCATGAGgtaaaattgcatttgattgaccaatcaacAAGAAATCTTTATCTTTGTTCTTTACgtcataaaaacaaatatggcGGAAAGCTCCTTCTAGCTACGTGTTTATGCTACAGCATCTGCTCTATTTTCGAGAAGTTTAAAGAAAAGTTTCCGAGAATTTTGTTAGTCCCATAAATATGACAACCAAATTATCGGATTTATTGTTTAAGAGAACATTTCTTTTGACTCGTTTTCCCTTTAATCTTCACTTTAACGGACACACGAATCCGAGAGGTTAGTTTCTCCGATATtcgagtttttattttaagaagagCATACATTAAGCGAACAAATAACGCACaacatgtttattaaaaaaatatttgatccgTGTTCGATCTAGCTTGCTTAAGGTAGCAAAGagcatttttgaaatttgattttctcgtatttgttatatcttatttattcgtTTGGTTTATACACTATACagtcaatataaatatcaaaatcatttCATAATGATCCATAATGTAAGCTAATTTTCATACTATATATGGGAATACTGCTCTTATTCAATTACTGAAGCCTAGCAACATTACATGGTTAATATGAGTTTGAAATACCCTGTGATGTTagcacatttttctttttcctaacatttcttctattattataataaaacagaaataacataataataatttcaatttcttctaTCCTCATGTTGATTAACTAGTTaccaatttttagaatatttatatttgcgaaaaataatttctatgtaGCATTTCTACATAGTATTCTCAagcaatctttttaatataatttattaacatggAATTATGTGGGGTATGCATATACAatattcatagaaaaataaataggaaaataaattaaaatttattatattgctctGTTTACAAAGAACAATAAAAGTGAAAGTCGGGCTTTTAATAGTTTGTAATTATTGGTCTTTTTTTTGGTACGATTGCGACGATattatatctcaataatttttcgcattttccaCTTGATATTCATATTCCTCGTCATCCGGATTTACCTCGCAGTCATCGTCGTTATTTGGTACTCTCACTTTattgtatctatataataacaaaaatatgtaatatatgttattaatatatgctcGATCTTCAATCTAATGAttggattttaatttacagagTGGGAATATCTGACATTGTGCGCTGTATATGAATGCGTACCTAGTAAAGTCGCCTTTACAAAGCCGCCAAGGTAGCAGATCGATCTTGTCATGTAGCATAAACGACATATCCGGACTAACAATATATGGTGTGCCGGCACCGGAGCCGCGTGTCAACAGTCTTCTCTCCTCGTCATAACAACAGTGCTGCGCGCCGATGTTCTCGCTTCCTTGTGCCGGTAAGGATCGCACGCAGTAAAAGGCGCCTTGTTTGTAGACGAGCCGCTGCGGATCGTTGCTCGCATCGCGCCACCGAAATTTCTTCTGTCGATTCTTATCCCAGATTAAATCgtcgtaaaaaatatcattaggGTATCGACATGGGCATGCTGGTAGTTCGTCGATGGATCCTGCAGGATATATTCAAAGAGGTATtcatagagatatttttataaatttatactattattaaatatatatatatatatatatatatatatatatatatatatatatatatattagagtaCAGactaatactattatatttcttataaaaaaaatcagcaTCTCTTTTTTTGGTAAAATTTTCTGATATGCATCATTTTTGACACATCTCATTGTTTAATATACCAATATAGCACAttatgttttcatttttataattctgttataattaaatataatattaatctattaatctAGTATCGGTTTATATCCTATTTATATAGGATACTCTGTATGTATATCTAATTTGCAAGCACATGAAGTATATTTACCCGGGAAAGCTTGCTCAATTCTTTCCCTGTTGTTCAGCCATTTCTGGCAACGATCTTCGTCGTTGCTCGTGTTACCGATAGAATTCGATCCCTTCAGTATGTCATGATCGTCCTTCGCGGTATCGTTTTGTAGCGCCTCGAATAATTTTGCcagaagaatatttaaacCTTCGTACTCCTCTTTGTCCAGAGATTCGGTGCTTATATCATAAATGTCCGCGTTTTCGCTTCTACTTGTCCGACTCCGAAAGAATATATCCATATCCACAAAGTTTTCGCCGGAAGGATCGATTTCTTCAGGAGATTCCGATTCCGAAATTAATGTAGtttgttcatttttttctttcattaaaatacttaattGCGCGTTCGATTTTATATGATCGCTTCGGCGATATCTGATTTGTACAAGATTAAATTTCTCATCTTTTTCGTCAGGTGATACAGACAAATGTTGAAGCGGTGAATCGAGTAATCGTCTCTGAGTTTTCACTTCGTTTGTTTTATATTCGAcattttgtattgttttaaaatttccgaTCTGAAAAACGGATAATTCCTTAAATCTACTTATCTCGGTGGCGATATATTACTGTAATCGAGAGACAAGCTCTATAAGCtggaaattacaaaaaataaaaaaataaatctatctaAAGTTCGTTTCTGaatacgattatattttttccaaaagtaTCTTTCTtctgtatctatatataatattgaaaagcgattatttattcttgcataaagttttaatgtataaattttatgatttcctCGAATTCTATGAAAGATGCTcttcgattattaaaattacatcgaCAAATATTGCTGATGTGATACAGATTGCCGGACTCTTCTTCGTAAAATATAGTTTGATCGGAAACATATCCATTCGAATTCGCATATCAAGAGTCAATTCATCAAAGAAAAGAGACCGAAGACCGCCGTGACTATGCGATACGTAAAAGGCTGACACGATCGCGACGACATCAAAGAACGCCGGCGTTTGGCGCACGGATAGAACGGCGGCGGGGAAGAAAAGGGGCGACGATCCCCGAGCGGGGGAGAGAAGTTTACTTCTGAGAAACGGCACGCCGCAAGATCGTTTCCCGTCAATGGCGTAGCCGCTTGCCGGTAGCGAAACGAATTTTGGAATTTGTCGAGTAAAATTTGAGGAAACAAAAATAAcggtaagaaaaattttcgtaTCATAGCTTCACAGAATTTTAGCGGAAGTTCGATTCATCTTATCGTCAAAATCGATCGAAAAGTCTATTAAAGtcaacaaaagataaaaaaaaaaagtaatgaattgtgaaaaatttagaatactATTTAAGTCTACTTTAAGAAACATACTATGTGTTTGCCGGATAATAACGGAAAGATGAGAAATctctcgattaatttttttttccataaatcaCTTAGAGattcaaaagaaaatcagTTCCATGAATCAATTAGagatttaagagaaaaaagatatcgcCATTTTTTCAGGTATACgaatcagaaatataaaaagagaatagatATGCTAATATGACGAGCAACAATTGgagaaaataatgcaatttaattcaCTAAGAAAGGGTTTCGAATAaatcaaatacaaaatatatagttttctaTTGCCGGCGCGGtttatttgtttctatttCATTGTTTCAACTTCATAATCTGTGCAGAATTATTAGTTCCAGTACTTACTTGATAATTCTTGCTATTGAAAGGAATCGCTAAAATCGAAGAGAAAATTGCCGCGAAGCAAATCATACGTAGCGCTTTCATTTTGTCAATACGTAATTCGTTTTTCAGGACCACAGCATTTCTCTTCTTAGACACTCGACGTTCCAAACATTTACTTCGTACTACCACAACACATGagcgatattaaataatacacaaattATTCGATCATTGTTGTCTGTTTTTCTCTTCATCGAAGATTCTTTCGTGTTATCGTCTCTTGAGCGGTGTTTGTTGACGATCTCGGGAGTCGACGTCCGCGTTTGTTTACCACCGCATTCCTCGCGCGCCGAATACGAAGAGCACCGTACGGGACGTAGGGAGGCGAGAGCACTGATGACGCGTGATGTAAAACGGACGATATAGCAAAAGAACGAAGAGGCCGAAGGGTCGAGAGAAGATTCCAAAGGGGGGAAAAGGTAGGCGAACGCGGCGTGCACCGTTCAAAGGCCTACCACTATGTGCATAGTTGTGAACCGGTGAAGAGTCTGTCTCACTATAATAGCCAGCAATGGacagagggaaagagagaggtaaTGCCTGGGATGACAGAACACCATCGAGCTGTTGTATGCTATATAGTACAGTCGCGTGCATTAATGGTGTCCGTTTCCTTTGCGCTTATGAAAGAATGTTTCGCGATTCGTGTTCTTCCTTTTGTTCTTTCGCGAGCGCGAGATACCCCGAATTGATCagcgcaattaattttttacagacaAAAGCTAactttttgagatattataaagaagGATAGATCGTTCAGTATGGATGTCGAACACTATTAATGCACGCAGTTGTATAGCATGCGGTTTAAAACCGTTCGGTTTCCCTTTGCCGCATGCTTTTTTcactttcctttcttctttttcaaggatatcgattttctttttaatacaatGCAACTGTTCTTCTCTTGTATCTTCTATCTTTATCTCCTATTTTCTCCAATTGTTTCAAGATCATCGAGGATCGATCTTTTTTCAACTTTGAAGCAGAATTTCATATGATTTCAAAGGACATCCTTATACTTGCCCggtagatttttcttttctcgttcGTTCTATTGATAgcgataaagtttatttttcccGAACGGTCGACCATTCCTACCGCAGGGATTAATTACCTCCGTGATCTCGGTAAATATCTTGTAATTATTGCAATGATATTTTGCTATGTCAAATTTGcctcatataatatatatataaaaaaacgagTTTGGCAACAGCCTAATCTAGTCAAAGGATGGAAAATACGAATCTCTGTATCCGCATTTATCCTTTGTCCTCATTGCGTTAGAATCTTTCCGCGTTCgtcccttctctcttttctctctttctctctctttttgctgtgtgtatatatatttatatatttatatcacaacGCGCAGGGATTTAAATAACAGTGGAATGCAGCGAAACGCGTTCCGCCTATTTTTAGTCGGACAGATTCAAAAATACACCCACCGTGGATTAAATTTAGCCTCAGGATGCAGGAGCGGAATGCAGTATAGCGGCACGCGAACGATCTCGAGTATCGTGCGAAATGATATGCAAATTCGCGAGTCGCGTGTAAGCCCGGCGCTATTACGGGGACAAAATATAGATATCCTATATCGATATCCGcgtatcgaaaaaaaagaatagtaaTGCTACAGATGCGACGATATCGAACACGAAAGTATTtagtatctttaaatattatatcattattatcacacacacacacacacacacactgcgatgaatcattcttttatataatatcaagaaatttattttttatatgagagaaaaaagatgaaaaagattataaattttttggagCAAcatcactttttttattataattttgaagatgcaatgcaattttgatttttttgtatgattCGGGAATAAAATAAGAAGGACTGATGTGCTGTCACGcgttttaagaaaaaaggagCAGAAGAGGGAGgggatgaatataaaattagactGAGTAATGAGACCTGTTGTAGTATATAGCACGTGCGCTAAAAACGAAGAAGGTCACGGTGCACAGGAGGAAAACAAGCTGGGGAGAGGAGCAAGAGAACAAAGTCACAAATGAACAAATTTGTTGAACGAATTCACGTAATCACCCGCAATCTCGTTCAATTCTACGAGATTGCGCGACTTCACCGCGGGatgattatttaatcgaaAGATCAAGACGGCGTCTGGTTTTGCTTAATCTTGGAGATCTCAAGGCCGATTATGACGTTAATAAAAAGGATTTCacgttattaaaatacacaatatgCCAGGCATTCTCGCGTGCATTCTTTTCAAATACTGAGACGTGAAATGATCATCGTCGCATCAGCTTTTGCCGATGCATATATGTCTGTAATGATATCGGTGACGATTTCAGGAAAGACTGATAGCCACGAGCTTGCATTCCGTGACTGCATTACTACAATCCCAAACCATTACTGCGGCGCCAAACTCGTCGTCAACGGACTGCTGTTGCTGTCAACTTACTACGCTTATAAATTCTTGCCCCGATTTTGCGCACGAAAACGAGCCAAAAGATATCTCCGAGTGCATGAAGTTTTGATGTTaccagaatttttatttgtgtcgCGAAGAAGGCATCATAAGACGATAAAATGATGCAATGCAATCATTGCATCCTGTAGAATTAAACCAAGCGTCGTTTCTCcttttcagagatttttttagCGTAGAAGGTTTTTTTAGGCGgaatttatttgtcaattttcaAATCACAATGACGTTgctaaattatcatttatttcgtttttgtGTTCTTGCTTGGCTATAAATAAGTTCGGCGAAACATGCGttacatatgtacatgtacaATTGAACAGTCTATTCTTCGTTCAGCTTCCatcataacaataatttaacgaCGCTTACGTAATACTAATatggatatacatatatatatatatatatatatatatatatactcgttAATACATACCGCGTATCATACTACACGCTTTTGGGAATGTTCTTATATGCAAGTAGTTGTGTTATAGCATATCGATTTAAGGATtggattttaaatttctttgaaaatgagTGCTAAGAGAACTCTCCGTGTTAAAggcaatgattaataatataaagagttTTAGTTTATATACTGAAATCCtttgaataattgaattacAGGAGAATTAAAAAACGATACGATCAGCCAACAGCATaactatttacaataaaaatcaattacttCCGTTTGAGGTGTGATTGTGtaagtaattatttgcaataaaaagaggaaaaatcagcgattataaatgattagcacattattttatgccaattataaaaacaaaagaattttcatattatagattacagtatataattttgtcagaTTTACAGAGATTTCTCTATTTATGCCGATGCCCGGTTACATCTGTTCTTTAAATATCACCGTTTCTTCTCATAACATTAAATCATGTATCTTTGCGATCAGAATGGAATTCACGAGCAAATTTCAGTCTTTTTGCTTAACGACATCCGCAACGGTCCGCGACCATGTCCTCGTAGTTTTTGAGCACGACGTTTTTATTGTCAAAGAAGAGGATACTGATGCTCTGCAGCTTGATCGGCACGCAGCAGGGTTTCTCGACATCCTTCACCAGGCCCACTTTGTGTACGATCGCCTGTATCGTCGCATGATTCGTCGGCCGTTGATCCTGACTGAGAGGTGATTCGCACACACCCTTGCACTGATAAGCGGAGTAGCCGGGCGGCGCGATTATCGAAGACAGCCCGATCTCCTGGAAATCGACGTAGAGCTCGTGTCTCGTGCACGTCTCGGTCGTGTTTAGTTGTGTCGTTAATGTGTATTCATTATCCACTGAGCGACGTTGTTTTGTGATCGATTGATTAAGCGTCCTTTTACCTAGCAGCTCGCGAAACTCCGCTCTCTCGTAAATATCCATCGATGTCAAGATTCTCGAGATCTTTTTCGTGTGATTCTTCGACACAATTCTGGCGGTATGTTTCTTGGATGACGTGACATCGCGACGACGACGCCTCATCGCCGCTTCCAATCCCAAATGCTTCCACGTTTTCGATACCTGATCTTGAGAATTGTCATAATCGTCAGGTTCATTCCCATTccttattctttctttcgcgtCTTTTCTTTGGCCGTTGGAAGAAttctttttccatttcttattctttctttcgcgtCTTCTCTTTGGCCGTTGGAAGAATTCTGGCTCGCGTCTATGTGCCAGCAAAACTTCCTCAGATTGACCGTTTTCTCCTAATCTCCTTAATTTGGTATAGTGCTTCAGCTCGTTATAGTCATCAATATAGTCCTTCAAATTAATCTCCTCCTCTTTATAATCTTCCTccttgctctctttctctatctctcggTCCTTGATCTGATTTCCGTAAGTGTAATAAGAAGATTTGCTAGATCGATTGCTGTTAATATCGTCAAAGAGTACCAATATTGGCTGTTTGTTATGATGATAATCATTTCGACGAGAAAATTCTACTGATACTTTGTTGTCAAACAGATTCGACGCCGTCACCAGGAGTCCCAAATTTGGTTCGCCGTTCAACCATGCGAGAACGGCCTGTGTTACGTTGAACacctatataaatttcatcatgttaaataataatgttatatagaaattaaatagtaatattattatagagtgAGCCTAAACGttccggccagactttgagattttataggaaatttaattcaaaaagtttcctataaacatgagttgaaaaatgcttctttaaaaagttagcgcGCAAAAACTTCTGAAATCacagttattttatacatttttacaaaatatgcgttttttaacaaaaaatacaaaaattataaagaattacattatttttcaaatgagatcaaaatgtTGTAGAATGATGTTCAGATTTGAGATAATCAGTTtcaaatatacaaaacattttttttggcTAATGAAGGtagagttttttaaaaatattttttatttatgttgttATGGCcttaactaatttttaatcttatttcaatcattttgatcttatttaaaagataatttaattctttacaacttttgttttggtactttttgttaaaaaacgcataattttcttgataaaaatatataaaataactgtgATTTCGAAGGTATTTAggcgctaactttttaaggaagtaTTCTTCGACTcatatttataggaaattttttttcagaattaaattttctataaaatctcaaagtctggccagAACGTTTGGGCTctccgtatatatatttaacaatgttatatttaacaatgttatatttatcaattgtatatttaacaattgtatatttaacaattgttaaatgtatgtaaataatggcaaaaatttatatgttctaAATTTTTGATGGATACTTTacgaataatttgataaattatcaacatTAGCAAAAGTTTACTGAAAgttgtgtttaaaaataaaagaaaaaataatttctcgagAGAGCTTTTTCCGATAATCGGATGTATCGtacgttattataatttggatgagtaatattaaatatttacaaagatacaattagaaattttaaataataataataaattctttaaaattgtgaaaatctataatataaaaaaaatgtataatcttatttttgataaaaattttattattaataaattaattgaaagatttagtagatgagagaaaataattattaatgaaattataattgatgaaaagagagagagaagaatgtTTACCTGCCAACCGAAAGTGTGCGCACCGACATAATAAACATTCAACAATCTATGAAGATTCGGCGCATCTAGGCTGCGGTCATCCAAGATTTGATACAATCTTATCTACgcataaataaatgtcaagtGTCAGTCCACATTTGACATCACTTGATTGAAAGAGAACGTACATTAGAGGATGACGTGACAACGACACGACACTGATAGTACCAGGCACTTACCAGATAATAAGGATATGGAGAAAAATTCTCCAATGGCGTTTTTTTCCGATAGAGATGCAGCTCGGCTCCCAATACCGATTCGTTTATCTCCAGATCCGAGacattgaagaaataaaaattcgatagAGAAGTGTCTATGTGcgatacgaaaaatattattagattgcGTTtagtttctttgtttttttatgaaactcGTTGAAAGATactattttgaaaatactaatcgaaaaaaaaaaaacaaaaattaccgTTTTCGATGAAACTGCGCACGATTTTGGCGTTATAAGGATTCTGACATTGCGTGTCCTCGCTGGAATCGGTGACGGTATTATAGAGTTCCATCATGAATTGCGGTATTTTGTGATGCTCCAGATTCTCACTTTGATTCCGAATACCGAGGACCTgttgatgtaaaatttaaacagcTATTCGTAACTTATCGCAATAGAatgatgaatttaaatttatcgatgtATCGCATTTGGTTCCATAACGGGCAAAAAATCGTGaaagtaattttcaaaaatttgatatcaaaagATCTTTTGCAATATGATGCttcgaatataataaatactcgCGTTTACCGCGCAATTAAATACGAATTGACGGATGCACTTTGAATTCAGATTAtcgcattatttattacacacacGACTTAACATGTTAAcgtttacatttatttgaagCACTATATGTCAAAAAGTCACTTTATCaagatttatcatttatacaaacctcttgtatttttttcagaatcttCTCTCGGGGTTCGCGATTGTTCTCTAACTGGTCGGAGGATTCCCACGACAAATCTTTAAGTCCTTGCTGATAGCCATTCTTGCTCCTAAGGGAATCTAGCTTCGGATATGCGTTAACGTCGCTCAGAGATATTAGCACTGATAACAGCACTAACAACCAAGACAGGACGCTTTTCATCATCACcgttaaaatgaatattcacGTATGAAAAAAAGGTACACAATGGGGCTTAGACCCACAATTTTTGGGAAATGCACGTGCAAATCAATCGCACACCAATTATGTTTTCATTGCGATCTAAGGATGTCAACTAGCGTTTTCCTTAATCGTCTTTATCCGGTATCcagaaagacaaaaaaaagacaaatcgCGCAATAGAGTCAGAGTAAACTTTACCGAACCGAACGAGAAGCTAAGTGCTATATGGGAGATCTTGGCTGCGTGGAGTCACCTTTATGCTACGCCGGGAGTTACCTCCCCCGCGACTCGTTCGCCCCTCCGCAGCATGGACTCTTCTcgctcttctctctcgctGTTATTGGGCACAACCGACCCCACGAATCGCCACTTTGTCGCTTTCGTCAACGTCCGTTAATCCTTTAATCCACTGACAAAACTCGTAAAGCATGCATCAAGtttatttgtacataaattACATGGAATGTTCATAAAACGCGCTAAACTTTGACAATGTATACGACGAAAAATGCGTCGAGTAGGCCGAAAGAGATCTTATATACGTTGTCGTTAAAGAGCatgattaataacataaaagatattcttattaaaaaatatttcaactctAATATATTCGCATTGTATTCTCGgatatttctttgtattttgatatgatatttttctagGAAAAGAaggataattgatttttttgattgattcataaaaaagctgatttatgatttattttttattttttactatatattgaTCGCGATTTAATTGTTCGAGATCGATGAAATCAAAGCgagattctaaaaaaatcgaGAGATACGTGGTCACGTTCCGACGATGACAGTGTGTAGCTATTAAAAACAGCGGGCGCTTCCTAAATTCCGCGGATTCGTAAGTGTCGAGTTATGTGATTTGTCACGCACCAATATTTAGATGAATTTGACGTCCGATGTCGACGATATTTATCGCTTTCTAACGAGGAACTCgcgaaaatcattatttatcctgctaaaatttcatcgatttat encodes:
- the LOC126858314 gene encoding uncharacterized protein LOC126858314, producing the protein MMKSVLSWLLVLLSVLISLSDVNAYPKLDSLRSKNGYQQGLKDLSWESSDQLENNREPREKILKKIQEVLGIRNQSENLEHHKIPQFMMELYNTVTDSSEDTQCQNPYNAKIVRSFIENDTSLSNFYFFNVSDLEINESVLGAELHLYRKKTPLENFSPYPYYLIRLYQILDDRSLDAPNLHRLLNVYYVGAHTFGWQVFNVTQAVLAWLNGEPNLGLLVTASNLFDNKVSVEFSRRNDYHHNKQPILVLFDDINSNRSSKSSYYTYGNQIKDREIEKESKEEDYKEEEINLKDYIDDYNELKHYTKLRRLGENGQSEEVLLAHRREPEFFQRPKRRRERKNKKWKKNSSNGQRKDAKERIRNGNEPDDYDNSQDQVSKTWKHLGLEAAMRRRRRDVTSSKKHTARIVSKNHTKKISRILTSMDIYERAEFRELLGKRTLNQSITKQRRSVDNEYTLTTQLNTTETCTRHELYVDFQEIGLSSIIAPPGYSAYQCKGVCESPLSQDQRPTNHATIQAIVHKVGLVKDVEKPCCVPIKLQSISILFFDNKNVVLKNYEDMVADRCGCR
- the LOC126858325 gene encoding isthmin-1-like — protein: MKALRMICFAAIFSSILAIPFNSKNYQIGNFKTIQNVEYKTNEVKTQRRLLDSPLQHLSVSPDEKDEKFNLVQIRYRRSDHIKSNAQLSILMKEKNEQTTLISESESPEEIDPSGENFVDMDIFFRSRTSRSENADIYDISTESLDKEEYEGLNILLAKLFEALQNDTAKDDHDILKGSNSIGNTSNDEDRCQKWLNNRERIEQAFPGSIDELPACPCRYPNDIFYDDLIWDKNRQKKFRWRDASNDPQRLVYKQGAFYCVRSLPAQGSENIGAQHCCYDEERRLLTRGSGAGTPYIVSPDMSFMLHDKIDLLPWRLCKGDFTRYNKVRVPNNDDDCEVNPDDEEYEYQVENAKNY